The DNA sequence AAATAGCGGAACACCTTTTAGGCAAATTCTTGAGTTAGAGATTAAACCCGATGCGATCTTTGAAATCGGAATTCAAGATTTTGCAAATTCAATTTATCACTTTAATTATGCTTTGGAAAATGGTGTAAGAATTTTTACGCTCCAAGATGTCAGAGAAAAGGGAATTGACTTTATTTTGAATGACCTCAAAAATGAGTTAAACGAACATTTTATTCATTTGAGTTTTGACATGGATGCTGTTAGAAATTCCGATGCCCCAGGCGTAAGCGCGACTTACCCGGATGGATTGGCTGCTGAAGAAGTTTTAAAAATCGCGTTATATTGCGGTTTAAACCTAAATGTAAAGGTTCTTGATATAGTTGAGATAAATCCAGAATTTGATATTGATGGTAAAACATCACGCCTTGCTTCGTTTTTCATTCTTAATTTCTTAACCGGTCTATTAAACTCTGGATGTTGATATGAGTTTAAAGATAAAATTTGTTTTGTTTTCTCTTTTCACTCTTGCTGCTTTAATGTTTATCTCAAACATTTCTCGGTTCGGTGTCAAAGTTGAGCCAATACTGATCTTTACACTTATCTTTTTCGCTCTCGGCGCAGGATATGTTTTCATTTGGAAGATTTTGAATCCTATTGAAAAATATAAGATTGCAATTGAACGAGTACTTAAGGGGCAATATATTGAAGTTGATTATAAATCAAGGGATGAGGTAGGTGAACTTGGTGAAAAACTTTCAAAATTAATTGCAAAGATAAAACGGCGTGATCTTGAGAATTTTATTATATCCCGAATTGATCACATTCTTCTATCAAATATACAGATTCAGGATGCAATCGGTGAAATTTTAAAAATTTTCAAAGAATCATTGGGTTACTATCGCTTTTCAATTTATCTTGTTGACAAGGAAAACCAAAAATTTCGTTTGCTTAGCTCGGTTGGATTTCAAGAAAAATATTTAATTAACGAACTTGCATTCGGAAGCAAGGGACTTATAAACCATGCTTACATATTTAGAAGCCCAATTTATTCTCCCGATGTTTTAAATGATCCAAGATATATCAAGGAACATCCGGACATAAGATCTGAATTTGATGTCCCTCTTATGCTTGGGGATGAAGTAATTGGAATTCTTAATGTTGAAAGCGATAAAATTGATGGGATAAAACCAGAGGATAGGGAATTTTTAACTCGTGTTTCCGTTCAAATCGCAACCGCTTTTAGGAATTCAGAATATTATAACCAAGCAATGAAAAGATTGAGGCAGTTGAACATTTTAAATAAAGTTTCGCAAGTGATTGGTTTTAAACTTGATATTGAAGATATCTTGAGATCTGTATTAAACTTGATGATGGAAAGTTACGAGACAAACAAAATTGCGGTTTTCTTGAAAAATAAAAAGGGAGAAAGCGAGGTTTTAAATTGCGCTGTTTCAATTGGTTTAAGCGATAAACATATTGAAATTGCTGAGGAATATACACCTTGGCGAGGTGAAGAGTATATTTTTCCTGTTGTAATTGATGATGTTGAAAATGAAAGGTCTCTTTTTAACTTTAAAGATGTTTTAGTTGAAGAAGGTATCAAATCCCTTGCATTTTTCCCGATAGTCCACAGAGAAAAGTTTTTAGGACGACTTGATATTTATTTCAATTCCAAAAAAATACTTGGAAAAGAGGAAATTGAACTTGGTGTAAATATATGTGGAGAAATCGCAAGCGCAATTGAAAATGCCAGATTGTTTGAATTGTTGAAGAGCTCTGAAAAATTTATAAGAACAGTTCTTGAAAGTGCTCCTGTTGGAATATTAAGAGTTGATAATAGTGGAAATCTTCTCTATCTAAATTCCGAAATGAAAAAGGTGCTTGGTTTATCTGAAGAGGATATTCGTAGCGTAGCAGAGGAAAGAATAAAAGATTTCTTTAACAGTATCAATTTAGAGCTTCTTAAAAAGACGCTTGAGAGAGGGGAAGGTATAAAAAAATTATTTGTGCCTTTCAACTTAGATAACGGAAAAGAGATAACCCTCGTCGTAGACATTCAACCTGTTTTTTCTTCCACTGGAAATGTAGATGGGTATATAATCATCGCAATGGATGTAACAGAGGAAGAAAAATTACAGCGTGAAAGGTTAATGTTAAGCAAGGTTATTGAAAATCTTTCAGAAGCGGTGTTAATAACCGACATAAATGGTAATATACAATATGTTAACCCTGCTTTTGAAAAAATAACCGGATACAAAATTAACGAAGTGCTCGGACGAACTCCAAGAATTTTGAAAAGTGGAAAACACGATAAAAAATTCTATGAGAATCTGTGGAAAACAATTTTAAGCGGCAAGGTTTGGGAGGGTGAATTGATTAATAAGAAAAAAAATGGCGATTTTTATTATGAGTATATGAGTATTTCACCGTTGTTTGATAGTCAGGGTAACATCACAAATTTTGTCGCCATAAAGCGTGATATAAGTGAGCAAAAGCTTTTTGAGACACAGATGCTCCAATTTCAAAAGCTTGAATCAATCGGTTCAATATCCAGCGGTATTGCTCACGATTTTAATAATGTTCTTTCGTCAATACAAGCGGGTATTAAAGTTTTAAGAAGAAAATTACCTGAAGAAGACCCTGATATAGCAAAAGTGCTTGAGATTTTAAGAAAAAGTGCTGAAAGAGGAGCTGATATAACAAGGCGACTCTTGAACTTTGTAAGAAGGGAAAGTGGAAAGATGTCAATTATTGATGTTAACGATTTAATTCAAGAAGTTAAAACCCTTGTCGTTCATAGTTTTCCAGAAAATATAAAAGTTGAAACATTAGTTGCTGAAAATGTAGGTTATGTAAATGTTGATTACGGTCAAATGGTTCAAGCGATAATGAACTTATGTATTAATGCCAGGGATGCTATGCCAAATGGAGGGGTTTTGAGGATAGAAGTTAGAATTGTTGATGGAGAGTTCTTAAGAGGTAAATTTGCAGGTGTTACTTCTAATCAGTATGTCGTTATATCAATTTCTGATACGGGCGTTGGAATTCCGGAGGAGATTAAAGATAAAATCTTTGAGCCATTTTTCACAACTAAACCCTCTGAAAAAGGCACAGGTCTTGGGCTTCCGATAGTTTTGAAAATTATTCAATCTCACAATGGCTTCATAAATTATGAAACGCAAATAGGCAAAGGAACAACATTTTATATTTATCTACCATCATTTGAAAGAAAAGTTGAAAAAGTAGAGGAAATTGAAGTCAAAGAAATTACACCAGTTACAATCTTAATAGTTGAGGATGAAGATAATTTGAGATATCTTTTGAAAGAATATCTTGAATCAAAGGGACACAAGGTATTTGCGACCGATGATGGTTATGAAGCTATTGAAATTTACAAGATGAACATGGAAAAAATTGACCTTGCCTTGATAGATATCGGTTTGCCAACGATAGATGGAATTACAACATTTAGAAAAATAAAACAGATAAATCCTAATGCTTGCGTCGTCTTAACGAGCGGATATTTCATTACAGAGCCATCGCCAACAGTATTAATGGCGGAAGAAGGTTTAAGCGGATTTATTCAGAAACCTTACGATATAGACAAAATAGAATTTTTAATAGAAAAATTTATCGGGAAAGCCAAGGCTTAAAGATATATAATTAATTCGTTTGTATCGCTTTTGTATTCAGTGTTATATGTTCTCAAGTTTTGTGTTGCCGGTCCTTGAATTACCTTGCCATCTTTATCAAATCTTGAACCATGACAAGGGCAATGAAATTGTTGTTCCGAGTTGACCCAATTAGTCCTACAGCCTTGATGTGTGCATATCATGGAGAAAGCTTTGAATGTTGTTTGTCCCGTGCGAAATACAATTATAGGAGTTGAATTTACAGTAAATGTTTTGAATCCTCCAATCTGTCCAAGCTCTGGATGCTCACTTAATTTTATTGTGAATCGTGTTCCCGATGTGGGAGGTTGAGTTGGATTCGTTTCTTCTTTTCTGCAACCGTGAAATAAAGTGAAAAACGCTGAAGCACCAATTGAGGCTACAATAAACGAGCCCGCAAGATTAAAAAATTGGCGCCTTGATAATTTATTGTTTAACATAGTTTTATCCTCTTTTTAATTTTAAAATCTTCAACATTGTTATTGTGAAAGCAATTCCCAAAAAGAAGCCAAAGATAAGCATTTGATATTTCCGAACATCAAGGAAAAGGGAGAGCGTCTTACCAGAGATTAACCCGATGGTTGTAAATGTCAAAGCCCAAATTAATGCTCCTATAAAATTTAAAATAGAAAATTCAAGGTGCTTTATATCCGTCAATCCGAAAAGCGCTGGAATTATATTTCTTGTTCCGTAAATAAATCTTGAGAAAAGAAGGAGGAGCGTTTTGTATTTTTCAATTAACATTCCGGTTTTTAAGATTTTCTCATGTTGAATTGGCAGAAGTTTGAATCCAGCTTTTGATAAGGCGAATATTATCTCATTATTTATGAAGGAAAGTAAAGTTGCAATAAAGATAATTGAGAAAAAGTTAACGCTTCCAGAATGAATTAAATGTCCAACGCCAAGCAAAGCAATTTCACCTTGAAGGATAATTCCAAGCGATAGCAATAAATAAACTATTAAAGTTGAATTCATAACCCAAGTTTATCTGATATTGACTTCATTGCATTAATGACAAATTGAATGTGTTCATCAAGTGGGATTCCAAGTTCCTCAGAACCTTTATAAATATCATCTCTATTCACAGACCTTGCGAATGCTTTGTCTTTAAGTTTTTTCTTTACTGATTCAACCGTTACCTCTTCAAGTTTTTTGTTCGGTCTAACAAGAGCAACGGCTGTTATAAAACCACAAAGTTCATCACAAGCATAAAGAACCTTAGCCATCAATGTGTCTCTTGGAACACCAGTGTAATCTGCATGAGCTAAGATCGCCTTGCGTATATCTTCCGGATATCCTCTTTCTTCAAGTATTTTTGAGCCAACCCAAGGGTGTTGATCTGGGCTTGGAAATTTTTCATAATCAAAATCGTGTAAAAGTCCAACGATTGCCCATTTTTCTTCATCTTCACCAAATTTACGAGCGTAAGCTCTCATAGCTGCTTCTACAGCGAAAGCGTGTTTGCGTAGATTTTCGCTTTCGGTATATTCAAAAAGAAGGTTCAAAGCATCTTCATAAGTTGGCATTTCATTGTTCCGCTTTTGTTTTTTTAATCCTTAAATCTCTTCCCCACATTAACTTTGATCTTAACAAATCAAAATAGCTTATCTCAAGCCGTTTCACGAGATTTACCTTATAATTGGCTTTCTTTACAACAACCTCAACAGGTGGCTTGATCTTGTATTCAATCTGCCCGTCAGCTGTGATTAAAATATCTCTCTCGTAAAACTCAACTTTAATTTTAATTACGCTATCATCTGGTATTACCACAGGTCTTGCAGTTAAAGTATGGGGGCAAATGGGGGTAAGAGTTATGACATTGCTTGACGGTGTCACAATAGGTCCGCCGGCAGCAAGGGAATATGCGGTTGAACCTGTAGGTGTAGATATGATAAGTCCGTCTGCAGTGTATGTTATTAGGTATTCATCGTTTATGTATGTTTCAATGTCAACAACTCGCGTTGAACCAGATCTGTCAATTACGATATCATTCAAAGCGAAGTATTTTTCATTTTTCCCTTTTACATTTGCTTCAAGAACCATCCTTTTTTCAATTCTGTATTCACCATTACAAACTTTTTTTATGAAATCAAAAATCTCTTCTGGTGAAACTTCGGCGAGAAATCCAAGCTTCCCCAAGTTTACGCCGAGTATCGGTAATTCCCTATGGCCAACTAATCTTGCTGTTGAAAGAATTGTACCATCGCCACCGAACGAAACAATTATGTCCGCGTTTTCAAGTAGATCCATAAGATTTAGTTTAGGTTCAATCCTTCTTGAAAATCTTTTTTCAATTTCATTTGCTATTTCTTCTTGAACAAAGAATTGAATTTTTTCACATTCCAATTGATTTACTAGGTTTAGAACTATCTCGTAGAGTGATTCTTTTGCGAGGTTACCTATTATCCCAAATTTCATTTAAATGTGAGATTTATTTATGATTGGTTTTGTGTGGTTGTTTCCGATTTT is a window from the Candidatus Kryptonium sp. genome containing:
- a CDS encoding PAS domain S-box protein, whose product is MSLKIKFVLFSLFTLAALMFISNISRFGVKVEPILIFTLIFFALGAGYVFIWKILNPIEKYKIAIERVLKGQYIEVDYKSRDEVGELGEKLSKLIAKIKRRDLENFIISRIDHILLSNIQIQDAIGEILKIFKESLGYYRFSIYLVDKENQKFRLLSSVGFQEKYLINELAFGSKGLINHAYIFRSPIYSPDVLNDPRYIKEHPDIRSEFDVPLMLGDEVIGILNVESDKIDGIKPEDREFLTRVSVQIATAFRNSEYYNQAMKRLRQLNILNKVSQVIGFKLDIEDILRSVLNLMMESYETNKIAVFLKNKKGESEVLNCAVSIGLSDKHIEIAEEYTPWRGEEYIFPVVIDDVENERSLFNFKDVLVEEGIKSLAFFPIVHREKFLGRLDIYFNSKKILGKEEIELGVNICGEIASAIENARLFELLKSSEKFIRTVLESAPVGILRVDNSGNLLYLNSEMKKVLGLSEEDIRSVAEERIKDFFNSINLELLKKTLERGEGIKKLFVPFNLDNGKEITLVVDIQPVFSSTGNVDGYIIIAMDVTEEEKLQRERLMLSKVIENLSEAVLITDINGNIQYVNPAFEKITGYKINEVLGRTPRILKSGKHDKKFYENLWKTILSGKVWEGELINKKKNGDFYYEYMSISPLFDSQGNITNFVAIKRDISEQKLFETQMLQFQKLESIGSISSGIAHDFNNVLSSIQAGIKVLRRKLPEEDPDIAKVLEILRKSAERGADITRRLLNFVRRESGKMSIIDVNDLIQEVKTLVVHSFPENIKVETLVAENVGYVNVDYGQMVQAIMNLCINARDAMPNGGVLRIEVRIVDGEFLRGKFAGVTSNQYVVISISDTGVGIPEEIKDKIFEPFFTTKPSEKGTGLGLPIVLKIIQSHNGFINYETQIGKGTTFYIYLPSFERKVEKVEEIEVKEITPVTILIVEDEDNLRYLLKEYLESKGHKVFATDDGYEAIEIYKMNMEKIDLALIDIGLPTIDGITTFRKIKQINPNACVVLTSGYFITEPSPTVLMAEEGLSGFIQKPYDIDKIEFLIEKFIGKAKA
- a CDS encoding ubiquinol-cytochrome c reductase iron-sulfur subunit, which produces MLNNKLSRRQFFNLAGSFIVASIGASAFFTLFHGCRKEETNPTQPPTSGTRFTIKLSEHPELGQIGGFKTFTVNSTPIIVFRTGQTTFKAFSMICTHQGCRTNWVNSEQQFHCPCHGSRFDKDGKVIQGPATQNLRTYNTEYKSDTNELIIYL
- a CDS encoding VTT domain-containing protein, giving the protein MNSTLIVYLLLSLGIILQGEIALLGVGHLIHSGSVNFFSIIFIATLLSFINNEIIFALSKAGFKLLPIQHEKILKTGMLIEKYKTLLLLFSRFIYGTRNIIPALFGLTDIKHLEFSILNFIGALIWALTFTTIGLISGKTLSLFLDVRKYQMLIFGFFLGIAFTITMLKILKLKRG
- a CDS encoding HDIG domain-containing protein → MPTYEDALNLLFEYTESENLRKHAFAVEAAMRAYARKFGEDEEKWAIVGLLHDFDYEKFPSPDQHPWVGSKILEERGYPEDIRKAILAHADYTGVPRDTLMAKVLYACDELCGFITAVALVRPNKKLEEVTVESVKKKLKDKAFARSVNRDDIYKGSEELGIPLDEHIQFVINAMKSISDKLGL
- a CDS encoding NAD(+)/NADH kinase — protein: MKFGIIGNLAKESLYEIVLNLVNQLECEKIQFFVQEEIANEIEKRFSRRIEPKLNLMDLLENADIIVSFGGDGTILSTARLVGHRELPILGVNLGKLGFLAEVSPEEIFDFIKKVCNGEYRIEKRMVLEANVKGKNEKYFALNDIVIDRSGSTRVVDIETYINDEYLITYTADGLIISTPTGSTAYSLAAGGPIVTPSSNVITLTPICPHTLTARPVVIPDDSVIKIKVEFYERDILITADGQIEYKIKPPVEVVVKKANYKVNLVKRLEISYFDLLRSKLMWGRDLRIKKTKAEQ